TTTTTAGGAATAGACGCTTGCTTTATAGACAAACTTATTTTCCCATTATCGTCTACTGATAAAACTTTAACTTTAACTTTATCTTGTTCTTTTAAGTAATCTCTTATGTCTTTAACAAAAGTGTCAGCAACTTCAGAAATATGCACAAGACCTGTTTTACCCTCCACCTCTACAAATGCACCAAAATTTGTAATATTTATTATTGTACCTTCTAAAATTACTCCTGCCTTTAAAGTCATATTAAAAAGACTCCTCCTTGATATATGTTTATATTTTATTTTAATTATAATATTTATTTATTGTTACTAGCATTTACTACAGGAATCTCGCCTTCTTTAATAAGACCTAATTTTTCTCTAGCAAGCTTTTCACTGTATTTATCCGATTGAGATATTTTTATTTCATTCTGTAATTTTGCATTCTGAGATTTAACTTTTTGGCTTTCCATATTTCTATCTTGTATTGTTAATTGTATTCTCCTCATAGTGAGCTGTTGATTTATAAATATATAACATATATTTATAATAACAATTCCTATTAAAAGGTATTTGATATACTTCTTCCTCATACCGTTTTCCTTTCAAGTTTTAAGGATTTAAACTACTAACTCTATTTTAGTTTTTTTTTATAATATATTCAAGTTTTTTTATTCTTATTTTCATTATTAATCAAAAAATAATTAAATAATATCCTAATAGGATATATTATTAAATTAAATGTTATTCTTATGATTTTTGTAAAAAAAGTTAATATCCGAAATTCAATATATATTAATTTTTTACTTAAAAGCCTAATATAAACATATACTCCAAGACTTATAAATAAGTATACATAGATTCCCATAATTGCATTATTGCTATAAAGTAAAAATATGAATATTATTATAGCACTTAAAATCCAAAATAATAAATCTTCAATAAATCCTAAAATTTTATTAGGAAGTTCTAATCCCCTAATAACTCTATATATATCAAACAATATACCGGTAATTATTCCTGAAATGAAACTATAAAAGAGCAAATTAAATTGATTTAAATTTGAAAGTATCATAAATTCTACCTAAATAGCCTAGCTATTATGCTTTCATTATTTTTTTTACTTTCATTTCCTGTATAAACAAAGGAATTTATTAATCCGGTAATTTTCATATCCCCATTTTGTACATCTAACTTATTCATCTTAAGTCCACTGCCCTTTATAGTAAGTATACCTAAATTAGTATTTAATATTATAATTTCATCATTAAAACTGACTACTTCACTTACACCTGTAATGGATAATTTTTTTCTATTTTCAAGTACTAAATTACTTTTCTTATCCTCAACTTTTACTTCCATACTTTTCCCTCCTATTCCACTTATAAATATATATGTGAAATAGAAAGTTTATATTACCTTATAAATACATAATTTAATTTTCTTTTTCATCTAAGATGAGCTCATACATCTGATTTGCATTTTCTTTAAGTACATGGCTTGAAATATTGATTATTTTTGCTTTTAACACTCTTTCGGAATATCTTATCTCTATAATATCTCCCTCATTTACTTCTGAACTCGGCTTTGCTACTTTTCCATTTATAGAAACTCTTCCATTTTCACAAGCGTCTTTTGCAACAGTTCTTCTTTTTATTATTCTTGATACTTTTAGATACTTATCCAGCCTCATAAGATTCCTCCTTAAAAATGTAATTCTTCAGAAAATAATTTTTTTAAATAATTATATATAGTAAAAAACCTGGACAGAAATCCAGGCTTAAAAAAAACTAAAATAAATTATTTATTTACTCTGTCCTTAAATTCTTTCCCTGCTTTAAATACTGGTACTGTTGAAGCAGGTATAATTATTTCTTCTTTAGATCTCGGATTTCTCCCTTTTCTTTCAGCCCTTTCTCTTGTTTCAAATGTACCAAATCCTACTAATTGAACTTTTTCACCTTTTTCAAGAGCTTCTTCGATACTTTCTATAAATCCTTTTAGAGCTATTTCTGCATCTTTTTTTGTTAAATTACTTTTTTCAGCTATACTTGTAATTAATTCTGCTTTGTTCACTTTTGTTACCTCCTTAAAATTAAGAATATACGTTAACTTAATAGCATATTCTTCATAAATCACAAAATTCCTTCTTTTCAATAAATAATTAAGATCTGATTATTGAATTTTTAAATTTTTGATTTATTCCATAACTCATTCATTTCATTAAACGTCATATTCTTCAGATCATTATTCATTTCTTTCGCCTTTAGTTCCATAAATTCAAAACGCCTAATGAATTTGTCTATAGTATAATTTAAAGCATTTTCGGGGTCAATGTCAAGGAATCTAGAAACATTTACTACACTAAATAGCAAATCACCCACTTCTT
This genomic window from Clostridium pasteurianum DSM 525 = ATCC 6013 contains:
- a CDS encoding S1 domain-containing RNA-binding protein, with protein sequence MTLKAGVILEGTIINITNFGAFVEVEGKTGLVHISEVADTFVKDIRDYLKEQDKVKVKVLSVDDNGKISLSIKQASIPKKSSKPVDIDWSKNSKSKQGGTDFEDRLSKFLKDSEERFQDLKRHQEAKGRGGYKKS
- a CDS encoding FtsB family cell division protein, producing the protein MRKKYIKYLLIGIVIINICYIFINQQLTMRRIQLTIQDRNMESQKVKSQNAKLQNEIKISQSDKYSEKLAREKLGLIKEGEIPVVNASNNK
- the yabQ gene encoding spore cortex biosynthesis protein YabQ; translated protein: MILSNLNQFNLLFYSFISGIITGILFDIYRVIRGLELPNKILGFIEDLLFWILSAIIIFIFLLYSNNAIMGIYVYLFISLGVYVYIRLLSKKLIYIEFRILTFFTKIIRITFNLIIYPIRILFNYFLINNENKNKKT
- the yabP gene encoding sporulation protein YabP, with translation MEVKVEDKKSNLVLENRKKLSITGVSEVVSFNDEIIILNTNLGILTIKGSGLKMNKLDVQNGDMKITGLINSFVYTGNESKKNNESIIARLFR
- a CDS encoding RNA-binding S4 domain-containing protein, whose protein sequence is MRLDKYLKVSRIIKRRTVAKDACENGRVSINGKVAKPSSEVNEGDIIEIRYSERVLKAKIINISSHVLKENANQMYELILDEKEN
- a CDS encoding HU family DNA-binding protein, whose amino-acid sequence is MLNFKEVTKVNKAELITSIAEKSNLTKKDAEIALKGFIESIEEALEKGEKVQLVGFGTFETRERAERKGRNPRSKEEIIIPASTVPVFKAGKEFKDRVNK